The Rhododendron vialii isolate Sample 1 chromosome 1a, ASM3025357v1 region GGAAAAAAAGCCTAGAAccaaaaatatatgaaaataaacaagataaataCCAACAAGCAAATCTATACAAAATGaggcttagcaaaaaaaaaaaaaaaaaaactctatacAAAATGAGTGTCTTGAAAGCTTTATCATCAACAAGTGTCAATTGAAAAAATGATATGTTGTTACCGAAATATTTGGATGTTGGTGGTGATTTCATTTCATACAGGATAGTACTCCACCAGAAAGTACCTAGTTTGCTCTGGTTCATCTTTGCTAATTACATAATGAGAGAAAACTAGTACTTTCCCAACAAGAATAAATTCCATAGCAAAACAGCTTAACAAGTTCAGAAAAGGAATTTCAATAATCCCACAAGAAGTCAAAGTTGTGTCcgtcattcttttttttttttggtaactcagCTTGAAATAAAAAGAGGACTAACCAAATGTACAGTTTACAAGGGACATACACCAGGGGCcaggaggaaaaggaaaaaacatacAATTAGAGCCATGCCAAGTGGCTACATAGGAAGAGACGTAACTAAATCCAAATGTTTCCAACCTATCTAGCGAGGGAGTGAGAAAACACCGGAGCAAAACATGACAGTGGTACGTGATACGAGTGCCTAACTACGATGGGATAGGTACTACATTGAGTTGCTTCATGCAATGAGCTGGAGCCAACTTCCATGAGATTTGTAAACACCGGATTAGTACACATTCCATATGGCCAACCTGTGAATGGTTGAGTAGACATTTTGAACAGCTTGTATCATCAAACTAATTCACAGAAATGAGATCCTCAACTACCACCCTAGTGTGACTCCAAACAAAACGGGCACAGAGAGAAAATACCAGCAAGGAAGCATTCCAAAGGACAACCCCCCTTTGGCTAggtaaaagagagaaaataccaGCACACAAACTGCTCATTCCAAGGACATCCTCCATAGGATAGgctgaaaataaattaaaacaacagtaagaagcaacaaaacaaaacaagtccAGCACACAACACCAACACGCTGGAGTAACGCACCAACCGAACAAAAGGCGAACAAAGACAAACACCTGATGGATGCACCCTAAATTACATGTGAAAggcaaagagagaaaaaaaaccatGCCTATTTGTTGTCTCACCTCCTCGTATCACCATTGAGATCTGACCTCCCTCTCgtcttttttgaaaggcaatgGTCTATAAGGTTCCACCCTCTCCCTCCACTGCTCCTCACATAATTCCCCCCTCTAATTATTACCTCCACTCCAAAGAAGGTAAAGAAGGCTGGCACACAACTCACGGTGACTCACAGGTAGCAGAGTTACTCACCAATTTACTGGGGCAGCAGAGATGCCATAAGAATAGAGATAATACTCAtgataaaaaagaagtaatCCAAGACAAATCAATATCCACCCAGAGCCACAACTCACAAGATTCTTTCCATCATCTTTGATGAGCGAAAGTGTAACAAGACTCATCAAAATAAACACTAACAGTTTGTGAAGCTCAATTGAAAGGACCATGAAAATAGATTCACCAAGAGAAAAAAGGGGTTTTGGATTCACCAAAAGCAGCCACCATTGAGTCCAAAAAGAATTAGTTCTACAATTTCCAGGATCCAACAAACTTCAAGCACCTAAGCATTGCTCAAGACGAGTCCTTGGATAGTATACAAAAATCTGACTGCCCCTCAGGGTATAAGTCGCATGTTGTCTTTGCTATGAAGTCATTCCAACATTTTCGAGTAGAGAGTGCCTCTCAAGAATTGCAATGGTCTCTTCCTTTGCactgcataaaaaataaaataacaattCATCACACTAGTTTCACCCTTATTTCTCTCCGAACACATAAACAAGAGGAACTTACCCAGGAGATATGGACATAACAAGTGATTTAAGTACTTGAATCTAACAAGACTCGAAGAGATTGAAGCTCAAGTAGAATTAAATTTTGATGGTTCTAAGAAAGCGACTTAAAACTCAAATCCTTTCCTGCTGAAGTTAAGATCTCAAATAAAGCAATGAATGGTGGCATAAACCCTGCCAGTTCCACTCTGATCTAGAATTGACCTGTATGTTTTTATCGTAGGTTACTAGTGGGAAGTTCATAATGCGGCATGCCCATTTCGTTACTTTAGCACAACCAATTACCGTAATAAGATGAATAGGCCCCCATTCACTAACAAATAAAATACAAACTTAGGACCGTTAAATGAGGATCCACAATACTCCCctgaagtttcttctttctcttcctttttttttgcttttctatttGTCTTGCTAGTATTATATAGCCCTCTAAAACCAAAAGGATCATGAAAAGTACAACACTAAATATCCAGGAGACAGGTAACCCGAATCCAATCTTCTTGCATTTGTTCTCTGTATATCCATTATGCACCAAACTAGAAAGGTGTGTATTCCAAAATTAGAAAGACGCATATTAAAGGAATGATATTCATACTTTGCTTTTAGCTTCTAACACTCTCCTTTGTTGCTTCAGCCTCTCTCAAGGGGAGTGGGAGAGAACTAAAATTGAACAGTCAATAACACTTTTCTAAAATAGATACAATCCTTATCGCCAGAGCTATTAATGAAAAGGCTATCAAACTCTTTACCTCCCCTCTctaagaatcttgtactttcccGGCTCGATAAGTTCCACCACTGTTGATCCTGCACGCCCTGATGGAAGTACACCACCATCATAAACATGTGCACAGTGTTCCCAGaggttttcaaaatctttaatGCATACACTACTGGGCTTCCCACTTAAGTTTGCACTGGTAAGGGCCAGAGCACTTCCAGAAGCACGTGCAATGGTCCTTATAAAGTTACAATCAGGTACTCGAACTCCAATACTATCCAATCCAGGGTTTAAAGACTTCTCTAGCATACTTGCCTCCCCTGCAAAACATCCacttattttcttgaaaatcaacAAGCTTTGTAAATCAGGACAGCTGAACCAGTCGTCAACCGAATCTAGAGATCAATGTTGAAAGTCGATAGCATAACTTACTGCACTTACTTTTATACAAAGAGTAGAAAGGAGAGGTTTAGCTTTCCTCCATAATTACCATAATACCATTTCAGGATTTCAGCCAATGAACAAAAGATAAGATACTGTCTAGTACTCTAGCTTGCAGGTCTAGTTCATCATCTAAACTAGTAAACAGATACGTTCTCATTTACATGTTAGACACATTGGTTGATTACAAACCTCGCCTAAGCACCACAGTTACTGGTCCGGGAAGAAGACAGTGAAGCAATCCGTGAGGCAAATGATCCGTTATAGCAAACCGATTTATGTCTGATACCTCCCCAACACAAATTGCGAGAGGACTTGTATGTTTACGCCCTTTGATCTCGTAAATCCTACTAACTGCTTCCATCGAGCTGCAACATTTTCCACACTTATATGAATGAGCTACCAGTGGATTGAAGTGAAGAAGTACGGATCAAGAATGGAAGATAGCATAAGCACTCCATGACTAACTGACTAAAAGAGGGTTAAATATTCAAGGAATGCGATATACACACCACATTTGCACAGATCCAACCACAACCCccctcacatacatgtgggcccTACATATGATACATGGGGTGTGTACCAATCATTTCCGTAAATATAACATAGAATGCAACAATCAACCTTTGATTCAGAAAAGGGCAATTAGCAGGTGGCATAGTTTGTTATTGGAGAGTATATTTCTTCTTCATCCCTAATATTGAGGACTAAAGACACCAGTAAACAGGATGGTCTCCCTTCAAATTAGCCATAAGTTGAAAGATAAGGCTTTACATGAAGAGAAGGTTAACAAACAGCTCAGAGTTGATAGGAGAAGCAcaggaaatagaaaaaaagttaTTCACAGATCTGATAATGATCATGTGTTTCTTGGAACTAATATAACATGGGTTTCTAGTTACATAAATAACCATTAGCAAGAATACGACAATCTGCAATCCAGCGATGGCTTTGGTGACCGGTGAAGATAATACCACAAGAAAAACATCAGGGAACGGGATGTCTGATGAGTTAGACAAGGCAAACTATTCCATGTTAATGGCAGGCGAAAAATCTCAGGAGATGGATTCTCTGTGCTCAAGGCCCAAGAAGCAAgggaataaaaaatataagcaaCTGAATCTACACGCCGGTCCTTGAAATCCTCAAAAGGTCTATGATTTCTCCCTCCCTTCCAATGCACCCTAAATCCAAGGTACTTCGAGAAGGCTAAGTTGTAACAAGCAATATTAACAAATCAACCCTACCAACCTATCTCCAAGCAATAAACTTCTAAAGAACGTCTCAAATTTCTAGCTCCACCCTCATGCTATCAATTTACCTCCTATCATCTCTCCTCTAGGACGGTCTTAGTAGGAAGAACGAACTTCACTGTACACCctttggtataaaaaaaattgcttcaaGAAGTTGTTTGCAGTTCCTGTTATGTTAAAGAAGTGGTATTGAAATTAATCAAAGGAGTGCCGCCCAAGTACCCGTAACCGTCACATGCTCGCGTGGAATCCATACATGAAGTCAAGCATTTGGGGCGGCACAAAGGAGGAAGGCAAATATTTCAAGGCAAACCAtctagacaaaaaaagaaagtatttgCCCAAACGCAGGACTCTTATTCCCAAAAGCTCCGAAGGCGTAACTTGATAGGCTTCGCATTTTTGTCTTCCTCACCTCATAGTGATGATAGGATTGGTCTATCACCCTTACTCAGACCAGTTACTCAAGTCAACCTTTTTCTAAAGAGTACCAGCTCACCAACTATTCCTTTGCCAAACAACTTAATATTTTGCATAGTAAGAACATTATATGTAGCAGTAGCACAAAAGCATGTCACTATTTAAGAATCTGAAAGTTGTATATAACTTTCTTTTCGTACCAATTCTGACGACTTTTTATACGCACTTGAGAAAACATAGATCACCACAAATACTATCGAGATGTAGGGAGAATTTGAAGAATGAAGAGTTGTGGGGGAATACCAAGCATCACAAGCGAAGCCGTATAGTGTGTCCGTGGGAACTGCAATGACCTTCCCAGCTTTCACAGCTCCAACTGCCTCTTCCGAATTAGGTTCCGTAGCGGGCCGAATCACGCCCGAATTAGTAGTACTAGTTTCCGAGCATACAACGCATTTCTCCAAACTCCCAGTCGTCATCTTCGGAAATCCCACTCCAAATCTCCTACTCCGTTGCCGCAAGTGTGCAAACCCAAACTTCAGCGCAACTAAACACAACGCAGagcatgagagagagggggaagggattgtagagagagagagcgagactGACGATTACGTAGAAAGAGAACCTGGGGAGGAAGGTGGAGTGGCGTTGAAGAGAGGGAATCTCCCCGCGATTCTGGTCATTACTTCGATCTCTGCTCTCTCGCTGTGGGCTTTCCCAGTGTGTGTATAAGACGGACGAGAAGCGAGCGGGCCGGGCCGGGTCCAAATTCGGTTTACCGGCCCAAGCCTAAGGTAGCCCGCTAAGCGTTCCCCTCAAATTCTCCTATCCTTTACTCACAATTCTCTCTGTGCTTTAGCTCTTGGTGGGGTATTATTTTGGGGAATTTAAAGGGcaacctcaaaaagtaggttcggacttaatttagttttgacaaaaatatttcttctttatttaagTTCTTTTTCTAGACTTATCatgtatttttactattttgctcattctttataactttttgtgtacatgtccatttttagtaaaatttatatttttagaatcaattcctgacccatattatttaagacaaaaataccattggctatgtgaattggctatgagaactgtcaattttcATAGTCAGTTAACAAAagatttcggacaaaaatatccccaCAAGTTTACATAGCTcgagttaacatattatttggacaaaaatacccctatgGCTATGAAAACTGTGGttatgagagctatatttttagaatcaattcttgaattatattatttcaaacaaaaatacccttggttatgtgaactggctatgagaactgccaagtctcatagtcagttctatgagaactgctcagttctcatagagaattgagttatgtgaactgtcaattctcatagtcagctCTACGAGAACTGTCAattttcatagtcaattctatgagaattggctatgagaagtaaTTGTTCTTatagagaactagctttgtgaactggttataagaattggactatgtgaactgaaaaatacacggttcacatagtcttaccatacactaaaatacacagttctcataaaaaatatatgattttcatataaaatacacggttctaatagacagttctcatggacaatatacagttctcataaaaaaatatgcaattctcatagaaaaatacacagttctcatagaaaatacacacacgaacaaaaattgaaccaaaaaataaggtaatcaaaatcaaatatagttataaatgttctcacCGACATGTCTTAAAAAGTAagcaaagtaaaaaattaataattcacataggaaataaattgatttagaattgaatttttaactgtcaagtctcatagtcaattctatgagaattggtGAGAACTGGTTATGTGAActgagttatgagaactggttatgtgaactggcagttctcatagtaactgtcaattctcatagtcagttctatgagaactaccagttttcatagtcaattctatgagaattaGCTATGAAAATTGActgttctcataaaaaattagctttgtGAATTAGTTATGAGAACTGAACTATGTAAActgaaaaaatacacaattcgtATAATCTGACCACATACttaaatacacagttctcataaaaaatatatagttctcatagaaaatatatggTTCTAATAGACAGATCTTATAgacaatatacagttctcatagaaaaatatgcatttctcataaacagttctcataaaaaatatacacacgaacaaaaattataaattatgTATTTTACTTCAATTGAAGTAATAATGTTGTGCCGCAACCATAATTATCATTATCGTTTCCATTGTCATTGACTCACCAGATTGAACTCATCTTACACACCAGATCACGAACCAAACTCCACTAATATATTTTATATGCTCCATAAAATTTGCAGAACAGCTCGGAATAAAAACAAAGATTTCTTCGAACGAAATCATTAGAATTAgatattttttctttcatctAGTTGTGATCGAGAAATGCATGGGAGCTCTGATTCCTCAGCGCCAAAtagagggagaagagagagagagcgcgcccACATtggttttccttctttttttcttcttctttttctttgctttttgtATTCTGATTCCTCAGTCGCCATCCAAATATCCGGAAACGAAGTCATTAAAACTTCGTCTAAGTTGCCGATGAAGTCAAAATCACCGTAACAAACCAAGGCAAAGAGATTTCGATGGCCGGCGAGTGCAGAAAAGGTTCAGAATAGTAGTTATGGAGCAGATCCAGAGGTTACAGAGCAAATCTAGAGGTTTCACAGTGGCCTTAGGGTCGTCGGTTGTCGATAACCAGTTTTCGGTGGTATTCGGAGGTTGCTGGACACTCGTCGGAGGTCCGACGAGAGTTAACTCTAGGTAAGAGGTGGTTGACAAGAAAGAGAGGTGCCAGAGTGAGATCAGAGAGAGGCGTGGAGTGGAGTGAGATGAATTTGGTTGTAGTCTACTTGCAGAGAGAGGAAGCTCAGGAAGGGATAAGAGAACGGGGTAAAAAAGCCATTATACAACATATCCGAGCCTATTtaaatttgtaaaatatttcaAGATTGAGTCCAAACCGAACCTAAAAAACGGGATCGGCCCCTAATTTACtatattatttttagaaaattagaggccgccCCGTTTTTTAGCCTCGGTTTGAAACCAACTATGAAATATTTTTCCGAACCTGTATAGGCTCAGGTATGTTGATTCATGATTTTTGTGCCCCTCACCCTCAcactctcactttctctctcaaactaCACCCACCAATTCTCAACGAAGCCTCCAATGGCGAGGTCAACGATGACGAACTGGACAAGGATGACGAAGAAGACTGCCACCACCGTCGCCTTCGTCGTtgcgccaccaccaccgctctcTCTAATGATGACTATTTCTCCTTCTTCGCTCTAGGCGAGATCATGATCGCCAACCGAACAAGAGGACATCGTGAAGTTAAACTCCTCTTCTTGatcaaaccaaacagaaaaatTAAGGAACAAATTTTTGCAACAAATCGTCCAACGGCAACGGTAAAATTTGAAACCTCCCCTCCCTTATCAAGGACGTCGACTCCGACGAGGTCCCCTTAGAACAAACGATCCTTTCTTCAACAAATCCTCTGTCCTCTGTCGGCTAAAGATCTCTAGGACCCTGAACTCCGTTGTCGGCGTCTAGCTCTCACATCTCCCGTAGGAGATGTTGTTGGTGATGGGGACTCTGACGCTGTCTTCGCTATTGGGAAATGCGGGAAACTTGTGATTTGTGTAGGAATTATTAGGTGTTACGAGATCATACAAGGGACGGATCCATGTGATACTCCATATTCTAAATTAAGgtgatttttttactttttgttttagACCCCAAATTATAGCATGTGAATTATTTTGTGAGGGTATGTGAAATTGTGTATTTATTGTTTATGTGAATTGCATATTGaattatgtgaattgtgtgtgTTAGGGCTATGTGTATTTGTACAatgggctatgagaactgcatgtgtgaattgtttattttagtaTGTTGTGAGTCTATATGAATTGTACGGTGGGTTATGAAAACTGCATATGcgaactgtttattttaatgtgtggtgagattatgtgaactgtgcaatgggctatgagaactgtatatgggaactgtttattttagtaTGTGGTGAAGTTATGTGAACTGTGTTGTGAGCTATGAGAACTCTATATGcgaactgtttattttagtgtATGGTAAGACGAGTCCGGTtcccctaagggatcccgcacgggcttaccgtgcgggactccccttttccgatcaaattgcgacgacccgagccgctcaaagtgattagaacgtgattttaagggtacccgcgagaaatcagcaaaaaaaatgatcgggaagggcttgatctgaacagttttttattaattgattcagtaaaaaactgctcggatcaagcccttcctgatcattttttttgattatttctagcgggtacccttaaaatcaagttctaaacacattgagcggctcggattgtcgcaattcgatcggaaaaggggagtcccgcacggtaagcccgtgcgggatccctcattggatataAAGTGTGGGAGTTATGAGAACTGCATATgcgaattgtgtattttagtgtgtcgtGAGGTTATGTAAACTATGTGATGggttatgagaactgcatatgcgaattatttattttagtttgtCGTGAGATTATATGAACTTTGCGATaggctatgagaactgcatatgggaactgtttattttaatgtgtCGTGAAGCTATGTGAACTGCGCGGTGGGCTATGAGAACTCCATATGcgaactgtttattttagtgtgtggtaagattATGTGAACTGTGCTGTGGGCTATGAAAACTACATGTgcgaattatttattttagtatGTCGTAAGGCTATGTGAGCTGTACGGTGGGTTATAAGAACTGTATATGTGAACTGTTTATCTTGGTGTATAGTGTaaagctatgtgaactgtgagGTGAGTTATGAGAATTGCATGtgtgaattgtttattttagtgtgtcGTAAGGTTATGCGAACTGTGTGGTAGGTTATATGAATTGCATATGCGAACTATTCTCAGAGCCA contains the following coding sequences:
- the LOC131312652 gene encoding uncharacterized protein LOC131312652 isoform X1, whose translation is MTRIAGRFPLFNATPPSSPVALKFGFAHLRQRSRRFGVGFPKMTTGSLEKCVVCSETSTTNSGVIRPATEPNSEEAVGAVKAGKVIAVPTDTLYGFACDACSMEAVSRIYEIKGRKHTSPLAICVGEVSDINRFAITDHLPHGLLHCLLPGPVTVVLRRGEASMLEKSLNPGLDSIGVRVPDCNFIRTIARASGSALALTSANLSGKPSSVCIKDFENLWEHCAHVYDGGVLPSGRAGSTVVELIEPGKYKILREGSAKEETIAILERHSLLENVGMTS
- the LOC131312652 gene encoding uncharacterized protein LOC131312652 isoform X2 codes for the protein MTTGSLEKCVVCSETSTTNSGVIRPATEPNSEEAVGAVKAGKVIAVPTDTLYGFACDACSMEAVSRIYEIKGRKHTSPLAICVGEVSDINRFAITDHLPHGLLHCLLPGPVTVVLRRGEASMLEKSLNPGLDSIGVRVPDCNFIRTIARASGSALALTSANLSGKPSSVCIKDFENLWEHCAHVYDGGVLPSGRAGSTVVELIEPGKYKILREGSAKEETIAILERHSLLENVGMTS